In the Brettanomyces nanus chromosome 1, complete sequence genome, GTAGATGAGAATTCGTATGATCCAATGATTGAAGTGATTATGCACATATGGAAAGATAAATACTTTAGCATCTTAGAAACAATGCTCGGCGAGTTTAGCAATATTTCAGACTCCATAATGAAGAACTTCAGCAATTCGGGCCAATTGAATGGAATCCATACCAATCATGGCACAAACTTGTTCAAAGATATCGATATTTTTGACATAGACAAATTCATTGGTGAAGTATCCAATCCTGATGCAAAAAACTCAGTTATTGAACCACTACTATGTCAAATTGATACCTTCAAGGATAATATTAAGGCTattctttgttttttgGCCTCCCTCAAAAAATCTGCTTTCAATTTGGAAAGACCAATTCTTTCTATTGATGACACAGAGAATTCCGAGTTTTGGAGCGTCATGTCCACTAAGGTGCAAAAGCTGATCAATGAATCTGTCAGTTTTAgtatcaagaagatcaacGAGGCGATCTCGAAGTTCCTAACCACGGTGGAATTATCGATTGGTGAAGGGTCACACGAACCTATTGAATATCTTTATATGATCCGAATCCTCCTACAATTAAAGGAAAGACTTGACTTGAGCTCCATCTATTCGGAGTTTACCAAGATTATAAACGGACAAACAGAGGAGGATCCATGCGAGACGTTGAAGGtggatcttcttggcaatCCTTTATTGTTTAAACTTTCGCGGCCTTTGGTGAAACAATTAACACTACCAATCGTAGAGGAAATTAAGGGTAAACTAAGGAAATCAGAAGTGGATGCGACAGAGATCGAACTTTGGGAAGAGTACTCTCAAGGTAAAAAGCTTCCTACTTCAGCATCTAtggatcttgaaaaagatctGTATAACTTGGCTTCCCGTTTATTGATAGTGGATACGGACGATTACTCGGATGTGTACCTTACAGAAGAGTTTAGTACCGTTAGGGATGAGTTAGTAGATGGCTTGATAGAGACTATCAGCAATTGTTTaaaggaacaaaaaaaagaggaggTGAAGACCCTTTCGTTGGTTGCATATTCCAACTTGGTCTTTCTACTATGCTTCAAGGTCCCGGAATTGAGCGAGGAGAAAATTCGGGATCAGTTGGAGTCGGTCGATGTAGCTCGTCTATCCGAGCTTAACAGCGATTTGACGGACGAGAAGTATCAATCGATCATAATCAGCTACATTATCAGTCATTTTAAGACAGTGAGACTAATGTACTACCCGCTTAGCTAGATATGTAAAGTCTATCATCTTATATAATCTATGAATAATGTGAATATAAATATAAAGTCTACACAGCTTTTAGTGGTTCATTTTCTTGTCTTGTGAATCAAATCCACCATCTGACTCTGTGTTAGACCATACTTCTGCGTCATCTGGAAATACCGTGATCTTTCTTGTGAAGGTAGGTAAGGGAAATCTGCTCTGGCCTTGTATTCGGTGAAATGCTGCTGGATCATCTGCAACCTATTAATGGCGGGTAGATTAGAATTCATTTTGAGCCGAACGGAAAAGAGATCCAATTGCAAAAAACATTGATAACTATCTCGTGTGCTCTGTTGGCTTCATGTAGATAAGATATGCTTGTGTCTAGGTGACAATGTCCGGTTATAGGTTCAAATCATGTGACTTAACGAATAGGCGAGCCACACCATATAGCGAGGTCGGTGACGCGTCTATGTGAAAAGTCTATAACTCTGTCTATCTATCTACTCTTCTTAATGCTTTTATTTCATTGATGGTTTCCTACGATATGTCATCTTCACTCCCTGTGGGAATCACAGTTCCTCCACCGGAGGTTCGGTTGATGATAGAGAAGACAGCCGGGTATGTTTCCCGAAATGGTGCATCTTTTGAGCAGCGaatcaaagccaaagaagctACTAACTACAAATTCCAGTTTCTCCTAGACAATGATCCCTATAATGGATACTATAAATACGTTCTAAAGGAGATAAAGGACGGAAACTTTAATCAAGTGAATGCTGCGCCTGGTGGGATTAAAGTTGATACAGCGACTGAAGAGAACGATGAAGCTGCAGATACATTGAAAGAGCCTCCTGCCTTGGAGTTTCTTCCGGACGAGCGTGATCTCAAATTGGCTCCAGTTGATCTTTCGGCCATTAAGCTTGCTGCACAGCTTGTTGCAGTTAATGAAGACTCGTTTATTGAGCTACTACTAGAATTTGGAGGGAAAAACGAGATGATAGGTACTCAACTGCAATTTTTAAATGAGTCTCATTCGTTGCATAAGACATTTGTGTTTTACTTAAGATGCTACAAGAAAATACTAAACGAGAAGGAACAAATAGAGACTAAGTTCGGAAAGTTCGACCAAGTAGAATTCTTGGATAGATGTTTTCAAAGAGCCGAATacgaaaagaagcagaaaacAGAAAGTGCCAAGAAGCAGGGACagcaagagaaagagatgataGAATATGCATCAATTGACTGGCAGGACTTTTTTGTGGTAGAAACGGTGGAGTTTACggatttggatgatgtGGCTCAATTGGAGACTCCTTTGAACAGGAATGAATTGGAGTATAGGTCATTgattcaaaagaaagcGTCTTCTTTGATCGAAGAGGCTCCACCGGATTATGAAGATAATCAAAATGAGGCTCATCAGTATAGAGAAAAGTCTTTGAGGCCATCCCCTCATAGGCCCACTTCTCATAGACCTGTTCCTCAAGGAATAAAGATATTAGCCCCGGGAGAATCTCggttgaaaagaaatcacGAGGGGAATCAATACGATTCGGTGACCAGAGAGAAGCTACTACGCTGTCCATTAACTGGGAAACTTATTCCTGAATCCAAATTTGCTAGGCATATCAGTATTCTATTACGGGATCCTAAGTATAAGCAGGAAAAGCAGAGATACGAAGCTAAATTTAGGTACGGAACGAATTTGGTTCCAGAGCAAATCTACGAAAATATCAAGTCTCTCGTAGATGAGACAGAGGATGATCACGATTCGAAGAAGCGCAAAGTGATATGGAATGGATCCGACAGTACTATTTCACAGACTAAAAGACAGGCTTACAGGAATAGAGActatcaagaagagaagagatcaaaaagagaaagagaagaagaactaaACCATATAGGGCCCAAACGAGCATAATCTGTATATTACATCAAAACTTTCCTAATCAATTATATTGTAAGACATGCTATACATAAGTCCTATTGCTCTGGATCATCAACTTTGGTATCACCTCTCACATTTCTAATACCCTTCTTATCAACAACCTTCACCAACAACCCCTTGAATTCAACTGGAAATCTTTTTGCAAGCTCCGCTTCGCACATGTCTAACAACTTCATACCGTCTTGCACATTCATATCAGGTTTATAATGACGATCCAATAGAGACATGGTATAGAAGGCAGCATAACCATGAGCAGCATAAGGCAAATCCACACGAGTTCCCATATAATCTATCATTGAAAGGAAAGGCTCTTCACCTTTGTCTAGTCCTGCCAACATCACATTCACCTGGTAAGGCTTCCTAGTTCTGAGtgatttggccaattcgTGCCTTATATAGGAGGCAATGGCTTTGGAATTAAGCTCCGAACCCTCTCTCATAGTATATAACTGAATATTTGCCTGTATATATTCTGCAAACTGTGTTGTATCACCGGATTCGCCGGTGAAGGCAAGCACATTATAATCATTGAGCATTCGGGTTTTATCATCTGTGGCCTTCAACACAGAGATTCCTCGAGTGAATGCCTTAGATGTGGCAAGAATCACTCCATCCTTAACACGTATTCCAAGTGCAATTTCCATACTGAATTATTCAACAAACAGGCTCAATTACAGAAAGGACTGCCCTCAACCTCAACATTGACATAATAGCTGCTGGCTCAAACTTTTTGAGGGCGAAAGAAATTCATAGGCATTAAGTACAACATCCGTGCACCTTTTACCGAAATGGTAAGAGGATTTCAATGGTGGTCAGTAACGTGTAGTCCTTGGTCCTTTAAGTCTCTTATTGGTAATGAGAAAAGTATCGAGAAGGTAGAACGGTTTGAGTGTTCTAATgtttcaaaatcaaaaattcTACATCAATACATGAGTACAGGTTTAACATCATGACCGAGATGAAGTCCACCAGCCAGAGATAGATGGCACCGTCTTCACTAATATGTCACTACTTCCATTCCATAAGTACTCACTGAAAAAGTTTGATTGTCGGTTTTTCCTGCCTAAACGGACTTTACTAGCTAAAATACAGCGGATGAATTCAAGTCCACAGAATTCATCTCCATAGAATATTCCATCCTGTCTGTATTCGCGAAGAGCAGCCTAATATCTTCAGCCTTATCTACAATAGCTTTCTCTGTCCCATCATCAACCTTCCCTTGCTATCTATCCTTATCTATCATGAATGTGGCTCACAAAGTGTTGCAACATACACCTGCTATCATATGGAAACTTGTTTTTCTTGTATTGGATGTGGTGAACTTCTGGTTCACTCGAATCCTCAGTCTCGCTAGACATTCTTCCACTAGAAAGCTTCGAAGATCCCTCTCTAAGTGCAAAACCTTTGAGGAGTACGAGCCGATAGCCACCCAGTTGGATGCTGCTAGTGGCTACGATATTTGGAGACAGAATTTTGCTAGCAGAAGATACGATTATAAGCTGATACATGAACGATTATTGGGTCTTCGAAAGGCTCGCATGGCTGGCGATTTTAAACGGATAGTGAGTCTTCTGAGATCCGGTCTATTACGTAATTTCGGCGGCATCTCAAGCAAGCGACTTTACAACAAGTCATACATTGGAACCAAAATCTTGATAGAGGAATATATAAGCGAGGTACTGGAATGTCTTAAGTTTGTCTCTGAGATGGAGTTGCCTGACAATACCTTAGAGATGGTCACATTTTATCAAGCGAAGCTTGATTTTTTTCACGAGGCGAAGCAGACAATAGGAACCACTGCATTGATATTACAGGGAGGCACCCTTTTCGGCTTATGTCACATTGGTGTGATTAAAGCGCTGTATGAACATGACTTGTTACCAAATGTCATCGCTGGTTCCTCTATTGGTGCTGCTGTTGGTGCTATGGTGTGTTCTCTTGGACCCAAGGAGCTGGAAATACATCTCAATAATCTTGTCGACCTTTTACCGCCACCTGAGAAGATTCACAACGCATCTCATGCATCTCCAACAACTACCAGTAATGTAATAGAGAGCGTGCTTCGTAGGGGATTCAGTCAGGATACTCTGATATTTCTCGACTATGTCAAGGAACTTTTAGGTGATTTAACCTTTGAGGAAGCATATCTAAAGGCAAACAGGATTCTCAATATCGTTGTTTATCCAACAGATCATTCGTTTCCCACATTACTCAACTATCTTAGCTCTCCAAATATCACTATTATGAGTGCCGTCAACTGCTCTCTAGGATACAATATATTGGGAAGAGATGTTCAGCCTCATATTAAAACAGAGGGTGGGAAAATAATCCCATACAGCATCTTGCACAGAAAGTGCCAGTTCATGACACCATATCATGCCAGAACACTAACGAACCCAGGACaagatggaaaagatggTATAGTTTCACCTTACACTCGTTTAACAGAACTGTTCAACGTCAACCACTTTATGGTTTCTTTGGCAAGACCATATTTCGCACCTCTAATAGGTATTGATTTCCGACATAGCAACTCAAAATGGTCTCTCATGAAAACTATCGATAGACTTATCAGTCTCGAGTTTAGACATAGAGTTGAGCTGCTCGATCGATTTGGACTCCTAttcagtttcttcaagtGGGCAGTTACGGATGAAACTGCCCCTTTATACGCTGGCAACCAAATTCCGATAGTGCCGGAGATGAAGACCCTATTCAAAGACTTTAGGCGGATTTTTGATGTCGATAAATATGACACCAACATACCTTACTGGATTATGGTTGGCGAGCAATCCGTGTGGCCGTTGTATCCGCTGCTGCAAACACGTTGTGCAATTGAGTTCACATTGGATGACTATTACAACATGTATCGTAAGAATGAGAAGGTGGTGTAACAATAATACAATTCAATTTTGCTTATCTGTAGAAAAGTTTGACGTTTCCATCTTTATTTAGAAGGTAGAGGTAGTCTCTTTCACGGATAGAAAGTCCGGGATCATCTATAGGCCCCTTGATAACTACCAATTCTCCAGTAATATCGTCCGCTCTACCTGTTCTCAATGGTCTGAgcttcaacatcaaatGTGCTTTGTGTATTAACTTCAGGAGCAAAGTTGAGTAGACCGTGGATAAGTCATTAGATAATTCCGAATAATCAAGCAATGATCTATCTGTTGGCATGATTAGGTACAAGTTTGCCAATCGATTGAGCTTAGAAAACTTGGATAGAAGGGATGAATCTGAAGTCTCTGTGAGGTACAGAAGAAACTGAGGATCTTCAATAAACACATTGCAAGGAAGATCCCTATCGGCAAATGAGTTGACTagcttctccaaatcatcaaaccATCCGTCGGCTTTTCGATCTAGAAAGCTGACAAACTTGAGGCTTCTATTAGGTACCGACATATTGAGCTTAAGATACTTTTGGATCTGTTTGTAATAAAGGCTAGAGTCATTAGTTAGCGAGACGAATAAAACGTTTGATTTGTAAATCCCATGAATGCTGTTGTCGCTCTGAAGTTTCTCGTTAGTATTGAGATAACATGAGTCTTGTAAGCAAGCCTGAATCAACGCTACGCTCAACCAAGTAGATTTTGTCGATTGAGTATAGAGAATGAGATTTAGGTGATGAATGGAGCTTGAATTGCACGCTACAGAACCATCCGAGTAGATAGTAAGAGCTTGAGATTGTAagtcagaagaagaagacatgAATCAAGACAGATTGAAGGGTAAAAAGCAGAAATATTGAAGGGTGAACAAAGAAAGGCATATCAAAAAACAATTAAGGATtgggtgaaaaatttagTACTAAATTGAGTTCTTGTTCTAAAATCTTCAGTGTCTTCCAACTCAGACATGTTCTTCTAAGTGACTGACTGATTAACCATCTAGTAATACATTATGGCGACTTATAATGTTAATTCTACAAAGTCGTATATGCATGCTATGGAGCCCATGATGGTGGGCGTCAGCGGGCTTGAAAtcgaggaagaagaagagcagagaTTCAAGATCCCCCATAATATAGTTGATGGAGGGgaagaggagttgaagGGAGATCCCCTTGCCCGAAATTTAAGATCTTTACTAAAGGATTTTGAAGGTGTTGATCGCGATTTGCTAATGGATTATGAGGAAAGTGAAAGTGAGAGCGATTATGAAGATATAGGCGGTGATGAATCGtttgatcttctcaataagATCCGGACCAGCTGCGAACAGATATGCAAAAGGCAGTTTGGAGAAGGTGGAGAGAGTGAAGAAAGTATTCAGCGACAGGCAGAGCAGTTGCTTAAAGGAATAGTGACGACATTGAGGGACAAAACTACAGAAGAAGGGCTCCAAAGCTATCTATTTGATACTCTTGGCTTTGAAGAGCTTGAGTTGATCTCGCTACTGATTCAGAACAAAGACGAAATTGTCAAAGAGTACGATGGAAAACAGGCGCTTTCAAAGATTCAAAACCAgtcctcctctttctcttcacaGGGACATCGATTACTCACTGAAGAGCAGATGCAGCATCAATACGAGGCCAATAGAGAACGCACTGCTAATGCTAAGCTCGACCAAAGCGTGATGGCCACAAAATACCCACATGTGTATCAGTTGAGTAATGCTGGAAATATCGTACCCTTCACCGGTAAAAAATATACGCTCCCCATTGGAAGTACTCGTGAGTCGTTTGAAAACCATGAGGAGATTCTCATACCTCCATCAGAGAAAAAGCCCATCAACCTTCCGACTGGTGATATAACTATCAATGACTTGGACTATCTCTGCCAAGGAACCTTCAAAGGATACAAGACGCTTAATAAGATGCAGTCATTGGTGTACGATGTCGCATATAACACCAACGAGAACATGCTTGTATGTGCACCTACCGGTGCAGGCAAAACTGACGTTGCGTTGCTTAGTATTCTTCATACCATCAATCAGTATGTAACAGATATGCAATCGGGAGAATCTGTTCAAGTAGATATAGATTACGAGGAGTTCAAAATAGTCTATGTGGCTCCTCTAAAGGCATTGGCCGCTGAAATAGTCGATAAATTctccaagaagttgaaatgGTTGGGGATTCAAGTTCGAGAATTGACCGGTGATATGCAATTGACTAAAACGGAAATTATGGCCACTCAGATCATTGTGACCACTCCTGAAAAATGGGATGTCGTTACTAGAAAGTCGAATGGTGATACGGAACTTGTTGAAAAGGTAAAATTATTGATCATTGATGAGGTCCATCTTTTACAGGAAGACAGGGGTTCTGTAATCGAGACCTTGGTGGCCAGAACCTTAAGACAAGTGGAAAGCACTCAGTCCATGATTAGGATTGTTGGTCTTTCTGCTACTTTGCCCAATTATGTCGATGTTGCCGATTTTTTGGGTGTTAATAGAAATGTAGGCATGTTTTACTTTGACCAATCGTTTCGCCCAGTTCCGCTAGAGCAGCAACTTCTTGGAGTGAGGGCAAAGGCTGGATCTAAGCAAGCCAGAGagaaattggatattgTTGCTTTTAACAAAGTTGTTGATATGCTTTCGTTGGGTCATCAAGTTATGATTTTTGTTCACTCAAGAAAGGATACGGTTCGTACGGCAAGAAATTTCATTCATATGGCCTTGGAACAGGGGTTATCTGGTTATTTTGACTGTTCAGGGACTGCTAAATATggtttctttgaaagagagatgGGTaagaacaaaaacaaagacACGAGAGAGCTTTATGCGGGTGGTTTTGGAGTTCATCATGCGGGTATGATGAGAGCCGACAGAAATTTAACCGAAAAGATGTTTTTGGCAGGTGCTATTAGGGTTCTTTGCTGTACTGCCACCCTAGCTTGGGGTGTCAATCTTCCTGCTGCCGCCGTTGTTATCAAAGGTACTCAGGTGTACAATTCTAAAGCCGGTGGGTTTATTGATTTAGGTATATCTGatgttcttcaaattttcGGTCGTGCTGGTAGACCCCAATATGAGAGCCATGGTGTGGGTATCTTATGTACCACGTCTGATAGGCTTGATCATTACATCACTTTACTATTAGAGCAACATCCAATTGAATCAAAGCTTGCTGATAAACTTGTTGATAATTTGAATGCCGAGATTTCTCTTGGCACAGTTACCAATGTCGATGAAGGTGTTCAATGGCTTGGTTATACATACTTGAATGTTCGTATGAAGAAAAACCCGTTTGCATATGCAATCGATTGGAAAGAGATTGCCAATGATcctcttcttgttcaaaaAAGACGAGATATGATTATTGTTGCGGCGCAGAGGTTGCACAAGCTTCAGATGATAgtatttgatgaaagatCCAACGCCTTGATCTCAAAAGATTTGGGCAGAGTTGCTTCTGACTTCTATCTTTTAAGCGAATCCGTGGAGGTCTTCAACCAGTTGATCAATCCGGAGGTTACAGAGGCAGATGTATTGAGTATTATCTCGATGAGTAGTGAGTTTGATAACATTAAGtttcgagaagaagagagtaaGGAATTGGAAGACTTGAAAGAACATAAAGCCGTTTGCGAAATTGATCGTAAGCTTGAGACTTCACAGACGAAGACAAATATCTTGCTTCAGTCGTTTATTTCTCGGGCTGCCGTTAAAGACTCTGCATTATACTCTGATACCAACTATATTGCCCAGAATTCGGCTCGTATCTGTCGAGCATTATTTTTAATTGGGCTTGACAGACGCTGGGGATCGTTTGCTAGAGGTATGCTTTCGATCTGTAAAGCTGTTGATAAACAGATCTGGCCATTTCAACACCCTCTGAGGCAGTTCAGGCTTCAGGAGCAGATAATAAAGCAGATCGAAGCAAAGAATCCTAGCATAGAGGTTTTAAGAGAAATGGGGACTTCTGAATTAGGAGAGTTTGTCCATAATAAAGGTATTGGAAAGACCCTTTACAAGCTAATTGGAAGGTTCCCGTACCTTCTGCTCGATGCAGAATGTTTCCCAGTGACTAGTCAGGTTCTTCGTGTGCACATCAGCATTGTACCTGATTTCACTTGGAGTTATGAATATCATGGTAATGctcaattcttctggataCTTGTTGAGGAAAGCGAGAAGTCGAATATTCTTCACTTCGAGAAATACATTCTCAATAGGCGTGCTATGGGTTCTGAGCATGAAATGGATGTAATGATTCCACTTACTGATCCTCCTCCCAAGCAGATCGTGATTCGTGCGATCAGCGACTCGTGGTTAGGTTCTGAGACTGTGCATGCCATTTCGTTTCAACATCTTATCAAGCCTTACAATGAAACCACTCAAACCAAGTTGTTAAAGCTTCAGCCATTACCAGTTACGGCAATGCATGATGAGCAGATTGAAGCCATTTATCGGAAGAAGTTTTCGTACTTCAATCCCATGCAAACCATGGTTTTCCACACTCTCTACTACACAAATGCGAATGTATTTGTTGGTTCGCCTACTGGTTCTGGTAAGACTGTAGTTGCCGAGATGGCCATGTGGCATGCGTTCAGAGAGATGCCGGGATCAAAAATTGTTTACATTGCACCTATGAAGGCTTTAGTTCGTGAGAGAGTGGATGATTGGAAGGAACGAATATGTAATCACACTCTTCACAAGATTGTGGAGCTTACAGGTGATTCTTTGCCTGACTCACGGGAGATACACGAGGCCGACATCA is a window encoding:
- a CDS encoding uncharacterized protein (BUSCO:EOG09343ZVY); this translates as MSSSLPVGITVPPPEVRLMIEKTAGYVSRNGASFEQRIKAKEATNYKFQFLLDNDPYNGYYKYVLKEIKDGNFNQVNAAPGGIKVDTATEENDEAADTLKEPPALEFLPDERDLKLAPVDLSAIKLAAQLVAVNEDSFIELLLEFGGKNEMIGTQLQFLNESHSLHKTFVFYLRCYKKILNEKEQIETKFGKFDQVEFLDRCFQRAEYEKKQKTESAKKQGQQEKEMIEYASIDWQDFFVVETVEFTDLDDVAQLETPLNRNELEYRSLIQKKASSLIEEAPPDYEDNQNEAHQYREKSLRPSPHRPTSHRPVPQGIKILAPGESRLKRNHEGNQYDSVTREKLLRCPLTGKLIPESKFARHISILLRDPKYKQEKQRYEAKFRYGTNLVPEQIYENIKSLVDETEDDHDSKKRKVIWNGSDSTISQTKRQAYRNRDYQEEKRSKREREEELNHIGPKRA
- the PRE1 gene encoding Proteasome subunit beta type-4 (BUSCO:EOG09343TCI~MEROPS:MER0002676) — translated: MEIALGIRVKDGVILATSKAFTRGISVLKATDDKTRMLNDYNVLAFTGESGDTTQFAEYIQANIQLYTMREGSELNSKAIASYIRHELAKSLRTRKPYQVNVMLAGLDKGEEPFLSMIDYMGTRVDLPYAAHGYAAFYTMSLLDRHYKPDMNVQDGMKLLDMCEAELAKRFPVEFKGLLVKVVDKKGIRNVRGDTKVDDPEQ